A segment of the Romboutsia sp. 13368 genome:
TACATTCTTCCTCAGTTATATTCTTATTATATAACTCATTTAAGTATGAAATAAAGTGATATGGATTAGTTATAGTTCCATCTATATCTATACATATATTTAATTTAGTCATATTTTCCTTCCAAATTCCCATTTACCATATTAATTTAACACATTATATCATATGTTAAATTATAAATCAAAATTTGGTTTATTATATTTTAAATAGATTATTGATAATTAAAAATGTATACTCATTATATAAATATTGAGTATACATTTTTACTATTGTTTATCTATGATTGTATTTAAATCTTTTAATCTATTTTTAAAGTTTGCTATATGATTATCTGATAAACTCAGATATTATATAAATATTGAGTATACATTTTTACTATTGTTTATCTATGATTGTATTTAAATCTTTTAATCTATTTTTAAAGTTTGCTATATGATTATCTGATAAACTAAGATACTCTGTGATTTCACCTATATATTTAGGATTTTTAGTATCTATAAGGGTAATTGCAGATTCCATAGCCTTTTCTCTTAATTCATAGGCTGTTTTCACGTCATTTCTAGCATCATCTATAACTTTAGTATATTTATCATCTGATAACTGAGGTATATCCATAGTTTTGTACAATGATATAACCTCTCTACACATATAAGATGCATATTCTAAGTCATCTCTTACTTGGTCTAATTTCTTTAAATTCTCAGCTATATTCTTTGTATAAGGAATACATTCTCTCATTGGAATAAGTGCCTTAAGTTCAATTTGATAAATCTCTTTCTTAAAATCATAAATAAGATCTTTATCTTGTTTTTTTACGTTATAAGTATCTATATCTTTATTTTGCTCTTCATTATTATTTGCAGCTATTACATTTTCCTTATCATCTTCAATTTCGTTAACTTCTTCTTTTTTAGATTCAGATGTATTAGCTACATATTTATCTTCTTTCTCAAGATTATCTATTGGATATTCATTTTCAAAAGAGTAATTTTCATAACTCATAACTTCTTTTATATTATTTAATCCACTAATATACATATTTGTTATTACTATAGTCGTAACTAGAATAACATAAGTACTTCCATATATAAAAGATCTTTTAATATTATTATAATTTTTAAATAATACTATCAAAGGTATAAAATATAAAAATAAAAACACTAGAATCCATCTCATATGCTAATTCTCCTTTTTTATTATAGTATTTTTCTAATTTATATATTTAAACATTTTATTTGATAGTATTTACAATTTACTGGTTTATTAATCCATTATTTTTATTAATTTGAAATCTGTATAATCACAAGAAGCTAATGTATACTCTACTCCATTTCTTATTCCTTTTAGACCCATTTTAAATGATTCTTTTCCATGTAAGTGTCCATATATTACTTTTTCTACACCATATTCTTCATATAACTTAGTAAATAAAGATTCGTCTAATTTATCATTTGTTGGAGGATAGTGAGTTATTACAATAAATTTTGAATATCCACTTTTCTTTGCTGCTTGTAACGATAATCTAATTCTATTTTCCTCTCTTTTATAAATTTTTTCATCATTTTCATCAAATTTAAAATCATTAGGACAAATCCATCCTCTTCCACCACATATAGCATAATCTCCATATTCATAAAAATTAGTTTGTAAAAATTTCATATCATCATATAATTTATTTAAATTTGTTACTGTAGTCCACCAATAATCATGATTTCCTTTTATAAATATTTTTTTTCCAAAAAGATTACTTATAATATCTAAATCTGATTTAGCTTCCTGTAAGTTAATTCCCCAAGATGTATCACCTAATACTAAAACTACATCGTCCTCTTTAACATTTTCTTTCCAACTGTGTATTATTTTTTCTTCGTGCTTATCCCATTTATCTCCAAATATACTCATTGGCTTTTCTACTGATGTTGAGAAATGTAAATCGCCTATTGCATATAAACTCATATTTTCTGTCCTTTCTAATATTGCATTTTTATCGTATCATTATATTATATATCTTAATATTTCCAAAAAAGACAGTTACCCTTCATTGGATAACTGTCTAATTGTCTACTTTATGTTTATATTCTTGTAATAAAGAATCTATTTCCTTTTTTAACTGAAGTATTTCAGTTATATCTCTTTCGTTATCTACCTTATCTAATCTTCTCTGGTATATTATAGCCTTATGCGTTTCGCCTACATTATATAATTCTTGAATTTTATCTAAGACATCTCTTAATGTAACAGACTTTACTTGATACATAACTTGAGCTTTCATTATATCCTCTCTAATTTCACTCATTTCTTGGTCTAGTAAGAAAGCTGCATCTGCTGCTCTTCTCAATCTAACAGCTAATGCTTCTGGAATATAATGCTCATATTTATATTTTAAAGAATGTTCTATTGTTGCCCAAAAGTTCATAGCAAGTGTTCTTATCTGTATTTCACATAAAATCTCTTTAGACCCTGCAATCGAATGTATAGGGTATTTTATTATTACATGATAACTTCTATATCCACTATCCTTGAAATTCTTTATATAGTCTTTTTCATAAACTATACTCATATCACTTCTAGATTTAATTAAATTTACAATATTGTATATATCCTCAACAAACTGACACATGATTCTTATACCTGCAATATCTTCCATTTCCGCTTCGATATCTTGTATATTTAATCTTTTTGCTTTAGAAACAATTGATGCTATCTTCTTTGTTCTTCCTGTTACAAATTCAATAGGAGAGTATTCTCCTTTTGTTAAAAATTCTTTTCTTATA
Coding sequences within it:
- a CDS encoding metallophosphoesterase; protein product: MSLYAIGDLHFSTSVEKPMSIFGDKWDKHEEKIIHSWKENVKEDDVVLVLGDTSWGINLQEAKSDLDIISNLFGKKIFIKGNHDYWWTTVTNLNKLYDDMKFLQTNFYEYGDYAICGGRGWICPNDFKFDENDEKIYKREENRIRLSLQAAKKSGYSKFIVITHYPPTNDKLDESLFTKLYEEYGVEKVIYGHLHGKESFKMGLKGIRNGVEYTLASCDYTDFKLIKIMD
- a CDS encoding GTP pyrophosphokinase, with protein sequence MEYEKWDEVLAPYNNAVEELKVKFKNIRKEFLTKGEYSPIEFVTGRTKKIASIVSKAKRLNIQDIEAEMEDIAGIRIMCQFVEDIYNIVNLIKSRSDMSIVYEKDYIKNFKDSGYRSYHVIIKYPIHSIAGSKEILCEIQIRTLAMNFWATIEHSLKYKYEHYIPEALAVRLRRAADAAFLLDQEMSEIREDIMKAQVMYQVKSVTLRDVLDKIQELYNVGETHKAIIYQRRLDKVDNERDITEILQLKKEIDSLLQEYKHKVDN